In Deltaproteobacteria bacterium, a single window of DNA contains:
- the msrA gene encoding peptide-methionine (S)-S-oxide reductase MsrA codes for MRSDFHQPRMPAPEEAHPGRTARMPVPATHFVTGARLEPPFPEGSALALFGMGCFWGAEHKFWTVAGVYTTAVGYAGGYTPNPTYREVCTGFTGHNEVVRIVFDPAVVDYLTLLKVFWESHDPTQGMRQGNDVGTQYRSGIYYYDGAQREAAQASRDAYQRRLSAAGYGRITTEILPVPEFYYAEAYHQQYLAKNPAGYCGLGGTGVTCPIGAGVAGQAKRQCSAGEA; via the coding sequence ATGCGGAGCGACTTCCACCAGCCGAGGATGCCGGCGCCGGAAGAGGCGCATCCGGGCCGCACGGCCCGGATGCCGGTGCCGGCGACTCATTTCGTTACCGGTGCGCGCCTCGAGCCGCCGTTTCCCGAGGGCAGCGCGCTGGCGTTGTTCGGCATGGGCTGCTTCTGGGGCGCCGAGCACAAGTTCTGGACGGTTGCGGGTGTGTACACGACCGCTGTCGGTTATGCCGGTGGCTACACTCCCAATCCGACCTATCGGGAGGTGTGCACAGGTTTCACCGGCCATAACGAAGTGGTGCGGATCGTTTTCGACCCGGCTGTGGTCGATTACCTGACGTTGCTGAAGGTCTTCTGGGAGAGCCACGACCCGACGCAGGGGATGCGCCAGGGCAACGATGTCGGCACCCAGTATCGCTCGGGGATCTACTACTACGACGGGGCACAGCGAGAAGCGGCGCAAGCCTCACGTGACGCGTACCAGCGCAGGCTGAGCGCCGCTGGTTACGGGCGGATCACGACGGAGATCCTGCCGGTGCCCGAGTTCTACTACGCCGAGGCGTACCACCAGCAGTATCTGGCCAAGAATCCGGCCGGCTACTGCGGCCTCGGCGGTACCGGAGTCACTTGCCCGATCGGAGCCGGAGTGGCGGGGCAGGCGAAACGTCAGTGCTCGGCCGGTGAGGCCTGA
- the erpA gene encoding iron-sulfur cluster insertion protein ErpA has protein sequence MEHAAPPEAASASAPVTLTERAVAMVREAIAREGLAQDYALRVAVVGGGCSGFQYSLNFDNAPKPDDQVIDQDGVRMLVDATSVPYLAGITIDYVSGLHGAGFKFVNPNATRTCGCGSSFSVSQEAQASPAEH, from the coding sequence ATGGAGCATGCCGCACCGCCTGAAGCCGCCAGCGCCAGCGCGCCGGTTACCCTGACCGAGCGAGCCGTGGCGATGGTGAGAGAGGCCATCGCCCGCGAAGGCCTCGCACAGGACTACGCCCTTCGGGTCGCCGTGGTCGGCGGCGGCTGCTCCGGCTTTCAGTACTCGCTCAACTTCGATAACGCGCCCAAGCCCGACGACCAGGTGATCGACCAGGATGGCGTGCGCATGCTGGTGGACGCGACGAGCGTCCCCTACCTCGCCGGCATCACCATCGATTACGTCAGCGGCCTGCATGGGGCCGGGTTCAAGTTCGTGAACCCGAACGCCACGCGCACTTGCGGCTGTGGCTCGTCGTTCTCCGTGTCGCAAGAAGCTCAGGCCTCACCGGCCGAGCACTGA